Below is a window of Bordetella genomosp. 9 DNA.
GCCGAGACCGCCAGCGTGACCGGCGACAAGGCGCCGACCTTGCCATAGCGGGCGGCCAGGCCTTCCACGCGCAACAGCGGCGCGGCGCCGGCCATGGACGCGGCCGATGCCGATGCCGGCGACATTGCCGATGAAGTTTCCAATGAAGCGCCGATCGGTGCCGAAGACGGATGCTGCCCGCTCATCGCGCTTCTCCCGCCATGGCGTCGCGCGGGGCTGGCGCGGCCGGTGCGGCCGCTTCGTCGTCGTCCAGTCCGCCCAGATAGGCTTCCAGCACCGCCGGATCCCGCTGGATATCGGACGGCACGCCTTCCGCCAGCTTGGTGCCGAAATCCATGACCACCAGATGATTGGTCAAGCGCATGACGAAATCCATATCGTGTTCAACCAGCAGTATGCTCATGCCCTCTTCGCGCAGTTGCGCCAGCACGTCGGCCAGTGCCTGCTTTTCCTTGTAGCGCAAGCCGGCGGCGGGCTCGTCCAGCAGCAGCAGGACGGGATCCCCCGCCAGCGCCCGGGCGATTTCCAGGATGCGCTGCTGTCCCAGCGCCAGGTTGCCCGCCTGTTCGTACATGCAGTCGCCCAGCCCGACCCGTTGCAGCTGCCGCGCCGCTTCGTGCAGCAGGCGGGCTTCCGCCGCGCGATCCGCCCGCAGGGCGCCGGCCAGCACGCCGACATCGGCACGCAGGTGCGCGCCCAGCGCGACGTTTTCCAGCACCGTCATGCCGGGCAGCAACTGCACGTGCTGGAACGTGCGCCCTACCCCGCGCCGCGCGATCTCACGCGCCGAGAGCCGCTCGATCCGGTCGCCCATGAAGCTGACCGCGCCACGCGTGCAGGGCAGCACGCCGGTGACCAGGTTGAAGGTCGTGCTCTTGCCCGCGCCATTGGGACCGATCAGGCCCATGATTTCGCCGGCGCGCACCTTGAAGGAGATGTCGTTGACCGCCACCAGCCCGCCAAAGGTCTTGCGGATGGCGTGGACGTCCAGCACCACCTGGCCCGGCGCCGGACGCGCCCGGCGCGGCAGATCCGGCGCCACGGGCGGCGCGGCGCGCCCGCGCGCCTTGCCGTTGCCGCCGGCCAGGCGCCGCCAGCCCGATACCACCATCGGCCAGACCCCATCGCGCGCATATTGCAGCATCAGGATCAGCAGCACGCCGAAAACAATCATCTCGAAGTTCGCGGTGGTGTCGAGCAGGCGCGGCAGCACGTTCTGGATCTGGTCCTTCAGCACCAGGATGATCGCCGAACCGAGCAGCGCGCCCCACACTTGGGCCGCGCCCCCCACCACCGCCATGAACAGGTACTCGATACCGTAGTTCAGGCCGAACGGACTGGGGCTGACGGCGCGCTGCATATGGGCGTACAGCCAGCCCGACAGGCTGGCCAGCAGGGCCGCGTACACGAAGACGATCACCTTGTAGCGCCGCGTATCCACCCCCATGGATTCCGCCATCCCGGCGCC
It encodes the following:
- a CDS encoding branched-chain amino acid ABC transporter ATP-binding protein/permease, producing MKTLFARRLPLLVFVVLLALLPMFASTPEFWITQLNYIGLASLVVLGLVVLTGVSGLTSFGQAAFVGIGAYATAWLTTAQGWSPWLGLLAGLLLTGLVAWMLGAITLRLSGHYLPLGTIAWCLALFYLYGTVDALGRHDGIAGIAPLTVFGVSLASGRHIYYLIWILVLAAVWATGNLLDSRPGRAIRALRNGAGMAESMGVDTRRYKVIVFVYAALLASLSGWLYAHMQRAVSPSPFGLNYGIEYLFMAVVGGAAQVWGALLGSAIILVLKDQIQNVLPRLLDTTANFEMIVFGVLLILMLQYARDGVWPMVVSGWRRLAGGNGKARGRAAPPVAPDLPRRARPAPGQVVLDVHAIRKTFGGLVAVNDISFKVRAGEIMGLIGPNGAGKSTTFNLVTGVLPCTRGAVSFMGDRIERLSAREIARRGVGRTFQHVQLLPGMTVLENVALGAHLRADVGVLAGALRADRAAEARLLHEAARQLQRVGLGDCMYEQAGNLALGQQRILEIARALAGDPVLLLLDEPAAGLRYKEKQALADVLAQLREEGMSILLVEHDMDFVMRLTNHLVVMDFGTKLAEGVPSDIQRDPAVLEAYLGGLDDDEAAAPAAPAPRDAMAGEAR